TACTTTCGTAATttacaatacattttaattCAGTTGGATTGACAAAAATTGCTGCATGTAAAAACCCAATAAGTGAAGAATTCATTCATAAAACTTTACCACATGACATCTGCAATATTAATCTCAGTAAAAAATCAGAAGTGGGAGGGATTAACTCGATATCACGCCACTGTCACCTCCCTGTCATCACGTTGCTTCCTGATATCACATGAAACAATATATGACCATtgtatgaatatatatatatattacttgATACTTGATTCATTTTggaaaattgtaaaaaacaaaattcTTAGTGTTCAGGTTATTGAAAGAAGCTCTTCAGTTCATTTAAGGTACACTGACACCTGTTGCAGTCAAATTATTGTCTCATGAGTTTTTTTGTAAGAATGTTCAtgcaaatataaacaaatgttAAAAACTAGCACTCTAAAAGTTTAACATTTTTCCATTGGTTTTGAATAGCAAATTTTCCTCACTCTTTGAGGATGTTTTGGCAAGGGTACACCAAACCTGGTCcccttgacaaaaaataaatactgaCAGAGTGTGGGTTTTGCACACAGCTTTATGAGTTATATGAGGTACAACAGACATAGAGTTTCCTGCTAATTCCTTGTGGTCAGTGGAGTGCCATCAAATTAATTTGACATCTGTGTATATGCAGATATGTTTAGATCCAAGTACAGAATGGTGAATCCACTCTCTGAAGGCAAACATAAAGCAACAGCAGCTATCTGCAGAATTCACATGTAAATCACAAACATATAGAAAACGTTAGTTGGATGCATCGGTCTACCAGGAAATATTTAAGAATTTAATAAACTTGCACACCTTGAATGTTCTGTAATTACTAACTTAGCAGTTCAATTATGTTATAGGTAGGTTGAATTTTTTCTAGTTATGAACTGTAAGTGTATGCTAAGACAGTGTATAATTTAAATGCACTGCAAGTAGCTTTGGCTAACTCTGTTTGCTAAATACATAACGAAACATGTCAAGAATGATGTCTATGTAAAAAGGAGGAGCGGAGAGGGCAGGTGATTCCTGTAGAAAAAAATCTACACTCTCCTTGAGTCTCCTTGACACTGAAGATGAAGAAACTGCACAACAGGAGTGACATTTTACCAGGTTAAAGAATTCTAATAATTGGTGATGGgctttatataaatgtattttattatatacagtacttACAATATATGCATGCTCATTGCCGGGGGGAGGTGCTGGGAGTTTGGGGGGTTGGGTATTTGTTTGGCTCGGGTGGCACCCTCCCTGCCAAAGATATAGATTTTAAGCTCCTTTATTAAGTGTTCTTTTACATTATAATGACCAAtaccactgtaaaaaaatatgcagcatttttgtcaaatcaacaaatatttttatgttactttaacttaaaaattgaagttaaacaattttaactttattttaaaagttatgtcaactttttacactttcaaaagttgttttaacttcatgctgcatttcgAAATGAGGATGACCCCATACTGAGTTCATGTGTTGGTTATGTCTTAAGTAAATGTGAACATGTGTAATGGTATATTGAATCAGTGAATTACACTAGGTCTTAAATAGACCTGTAATTTATTCAGTGAATGCAGTATTATTCTTTACTTTTGTCACTTTCATTACTGTACCTAAAAATTACAGGACTATTAGATCAATCTGATAAACCTgaatatttttatgtttgttctgttgtatttatttgtgctattgcatatacttttattatttgttcttattttacgGTTAACTTGTTTTTAACAATAGTTTACATTAATACGAGTTTTTGCTGTCATCACCTTATAAAGggtaaaacaattaaaacaataatcaGGCCTTTTACATGCGTTTTGTGGTTAAGCAAATGACCAGCCAGAAGAAAAAATTATTACGATACGTTCACGCATAAGCattaacgcttcccattcacttttaatgggtgacgtcatgcattGCCAACCTGAATTGTGGCTCAGTCGGTGCCACGTCACTACCGTTGCTcgtggcagaagttgaacatttctcaacaaTTCAAGTGGCAAcacgtgcgtcagccaatcagatcgccttaagCAAATAACTTAGCAATTAAAAAAGCAGAACCagagcatgtgttgcggccactgtgattggctgatggCCCCGCTTTAGACAAGCGTTCCGCCAAGCGTAAACGCTTCTGTCCCTAATGTGTCAATAATTCTAATGTactaatttgttttgtttgcctTAAATGCTTTAAACTTTCCTCAACACTAGAACTACAAAGGCAGTCATTTTGAAATTTGCAATGCAATAACTTTGTTGAAATACAACCAATACTGTATAATATGTTCCCTATAGTTCCATATAGTTTTTTTAATTCATGTAAATTTTATTCTaacattgttattttattaaaatgacaCAACACAAAATAGTTCAGATTATTTATACTGTACCTTGAATGGCGATAACAGTCCACATTACATGTGGTGTATCTCCTCAGCGCTTTTTCCGCCGTTGAAGATGCATGTAACTGTTGCCTATGGTAACAtcaaatttgttttattttgtaaaaaatgaacAGAATACTGATCTACCACGAAGTTGTATTTGTAATTAGTTACAATAGCAGGTTGAAATACATAacagaactatttattaatTCTTGATTCCATTGGAGGTTGCGTAAATCCAAACATTTCCAATAACACCAGAGCGTTGTAAAGTCCAAAAGTcaaaatttattaaataaagataGGTAATCATTTCCAAATTTCACAATATGTTTTTATCTAACAATAATATTCTGATTCAATCTATATTTGTTGGCATTTAGACTTTCTAAAACAACATTTGGTAACACTTTCTATGAAGCTCATGCTTATAATGAATTATAGCCCCTTTATaattgtgtatatttaattatttctattttataaatatatttataaagacACAACAACACCTATACTCCATTATAAGAACATTATAATAGGGTAGTTAcagttacatttataaaattttcATTATTACTTATAAGTGACACATTTGCTTTTTCAATGCGCATGCTTATAATCCAGTACAGTATACACTGAGTTagaatatattatttatatatatattattatataggGGAGACCCAGGTCAAAAGTAATGCAAGTGATTTTCTCTGTGCCCTGattacatttgcatttcaaactatgacagcatctttagccagcatcccttgacagagctgacaaatatcacGTTGTTTCGTTACTGTGTTGCGCGTGTAGGTCCGGAAAGttgttttcaaccatgataagtaaattcataaattccttttttcttataacgcattgtgtttctggtttcatgtgttacagtactgatcaatctacaggttatttagtgctatAACACATCCTGAGGTTTGCCTTCTCAGCGTTTTTCAAAATTACAGTAAAtcaggtttaaatgtcaggagtagCTGCTGGGATGAGAGTAACACATATTACCTTTGCCCCGCTGATAATACTGTTGTAATATAttgaacatttatatttttctcatttgatttaatttaattttcttaGTGTTCATActgttaaaaaagttttttccaacaatttaagtttgtagTGTCGGGCTGCTGTCGTCCCAGCTGacgggtcaaaagtaacaatgcgATAATTAATGTTCAATTAAttaaaagtgaaattatactgaagtcgttttgcatttgttcaaaatttcacctggtattgatagaccacaattgtgagttattgacaacagcaaatatatatatatatatatatatatatatatatatatatatatatatatatatccgtctaaaacattaaacattttatgttttttttttctaaaaaattaTACTTTCTCCCCTGCAGTCAGAATGATTGATATTGGCAGTTCTACTAGTTATAGAATTTCGGTAGTTGCAGTGGTCAAgcaattaaaattatttatttttgcagaaattacattttaaacctCAAAAGCAACTAATTTCCAGGACATAAACCCTGAACTATTTTTAATGATCTATAAAGAAAACggatcaaatttttttttctttttttgcaggCATCATGTTATATTTCTTGTACCTTGTTCTTTTGCTTGGTaagaaacatacagtatatgtggGAAATAATTTTCACTCTTACAGGAACATTCTGgtatatatgtatacataacTTTGTTTGTTGTCCTGTGAATacacagattttaaaaatgtacctCAAGTTCAAGCTACTGTGAGGTTGGTGAATGGTTTCAACCGATGTTCTGGGCGAGTGGAGGTTCTCTATAATGGTCAATGGGGAACAGTGTGTGGTGATTACTGGGATCTATCAGACGCTGCAGTGGTGTGTAAAGAAATGGGATGTGGGGATGCTACAGAGGCAAAGGCTAGTGCTTATTTTGGACAAGGTACCGGAAAAATATGGATGGATAATGTAAACTGTGTTGGCACTGAGTCTTCCCTGATTAACTGTGTAAGTGCTGGGTGGGGAGTAACCGAATGTGGACATGGTGGAGATGCTGGAGTCATTTGTCAAGGTAAATTTAGgtaccaggggttttcaaagtTTGGGGGGCATATATTTAACAGTATAAACACGACACCCAATTTTGATGCAAACTGCAATGCTTGTAAAAAGCCATAGACAGAGATGTCCGTATATTTTACTGAGTCTTCTCTTTACTGTACAACTTATTCAGAGAAATAAGGCTGACCACGTATGTTCTTAAGGTCATGAAACTTTATTTCTATGTATTTACACTTGTGTTAACTGGCGCTGCAAGCCGACAGACGATCTCAGGGCTCCCAGTGTTTCTGCCTACTAGAGGTGAGAACACTATAGAacctagtgaacgtattaggtgttgCCCAACCCACAGCTCTACAGATATCTGACAGTGAGGGGCCGAGTGGCATGCGCCCGTAACCTGAGTGGGCACGGGAGGCCCTGCATAGGGAAGGGCAACGGTGTCCACTATCCAGTGTGACAGACTCTGTTTGGAGACAGCTTTTCCCTTCTGCTGACCTCTGTAACAGACAAAgggctggtctgaggtcctacAGCTCTGCGTTCGGTCCATGCACAGTCGCAGAGCATGGACGGGACACAGCACTGCCTGGGTCTCAGTGTTACACTGGAGTCAGCGGGCTCAAACTGTAGGCATGTAATTGTGCATCAAAAAGTTAGTCACTGTTGTGAacctttattaaaatatttttatacagaCATCTGTGCTGCACCAGCGATCTGTTTTTTGACTACCTAACAGTTATGTAGGTTTAAAGTAAAGTGACCAGATGTCCCCTTTTGCAGGGACAATCCCGCTTTTCATTTTACAAATCTGGTTTAATTTAAAGTTAAGTTCAAGTTTAATGGGTGGGTTAATTGTAAACAGATTCAAAACATTGCAATAAATTAATGGTTTTGAAGAGGAATGTAAGCTGTATTATttgtgtccccttcaaaaactgCTAGTGAGAAGTTTTACATCCCCCTTTACGTGCATGCTGGTCAGTGATCTATCTGTCCCTAACAAACACAAAATTCTATTTATAATGCTTGATCCTGTTTGTTTGTAACCTTAGACTTAGTTAGGTTGGTGAATGGCATGGACTCTTGTTCTGGACGAGTGGAGGTTTTTCATGATGGTGAATGGGGAACAGTGTGTGATAACGGCTGGGATCTGTCAGATGCTGCAGTGGTGTGTAGAGAGGTGGGCTGTGGAAATGCTCGAGAGGCAAAGATTGATGCTTATTTTGGTGAAGGTGTTGGACAAATATGGATGGATGCCACACAATGTACTGGAAGTGAGACAGCACTGGAGAGCTGTAACTCAACAAAATGGGACATAGAGAGCTGTACCCATTCAGAAGATGCTGGAGTCTTCTGTAACCGTGAGCTTAAATTCCTTGGCTAAATTTTGCTTAGTGTCCTAATAATTTTTCATGAAAAATATTCCCTTTATTCACCATCCCACATTTTCAAATTGATTTGTCATAGTATGGAAAAGAGCTACATATATTTCGTCAATGTCTATTTTGGTGTTCCatagaaaatataaaatcttACATGTTGGAACTTTGAAATAACTTGAGGATcagaaaataatgacagaatttgtaaacatttgagCATAATATCGACATTATTTATGTTTAGCACCTGTTAGGTTGGTGAATGGCATTAACTCATGTTCTGGACGTGTGGAGGTTCTTCATAATGGTCAGTGGGGAACAGTGTGTAAAGATTTCTGGGACTCTTCTGATGCTGCAGTGGTGTGTAAAGAGCTTGGATGTCCGACCGGTGGTGAAGTGAAAAGCTTTACATTCTTTGCACCTGGTGTGGGAACGATATGGATGGATGATGTTCAATGTACAGGGACTGAATTGTCACTAACAGACTGCACATTTCGTGGATGGGGAACACACAACTGTGACCATACGTTTGATGTTGGAATCATCTGTCGAGGTAGGAGATGATACAGTGTTTTTTCCCTTGTCAGTATCTATTAAACctggggttttcaaactttttgtgtgtgtggaccactatttgtaatcaagaattttcgcggaccacctcataatacttattataaaatatgtctacacaaagtcctgaattaatctgcacatctaaatagtcttactagcactaaaactataactggtcatcacatcagtacaacaggtttcttaaccttatatcataattatttatatacatattcttagtgttgggaaagttcactttctacatgaactagtttagttcacagatcacaaattttaaaatgaactagttcagttcatagttcatatttgaaaattttaaactaggtcacagttccaaaaatgaactaatttatagttattttttcccatattatttttttaaatgattgccattatagcccatatagaaccaccaaacagcaattatttgatcagttttaacactaaagctaaatgcgtcagatttcatcttcatgtccaactttaaatccttatccaaccagggtttacattagcattgactgtcttttaatttttgtatttgcttacacataccttgtccttgaaaggctagctgggtgggggtcgcaccccggggagaagcgctgcgaggcattgcgtgtatgacaactcgcaggtattgcacaccacacgtgtacgttaaatagcgtgagcttagtcagagtctatttcaagatccggaatatgcgttagcagcctatgttaatcgttaacgatttaggacaaatatgatgttatttaatgttaaactatttgagttgcgcggcaggaatttcagaagcgtctgtgttgttgtgatgacgcatgcagcgtgactggtgaacgccgagtggtggcggtgttgccagattggttgttttttccactacacattaaggcctgtttacagtgtgttttagtcgggttttcgcctggaagaatatacaaatctggcaccctattgaacgacgttaaactgagagagcgtgccgttcacaggcaccagaatgaatgagttcacagtaacgtttattaggcagcagtacacgttcgcccaaaatatgaacgagtttgtatattaaaatataaatattcttattttgccttttcacggaccacctgcagtaccctcacggaccactagtggtccgcggaccacagtttgggaatggccgtaTTAAACCCTTTAGGTGACTGCTTTGTGTTACAACCCTCTATCATTTATGGAGGATAAATCAGAAGACTATGAAATCAGTATGAGCCTGTTTGCTAGTGATGAGAAAACTATATGGCActctaaattttttttataaaaactgttttgATAGTAATTTGAAGTATGAATagtttttgtcaaaaaacaaaGACCAGACCCCTTGAAGCCCGTAAATCTCCCCCCACCCCTGCTCCAAAAAATGAAGTGAGTGAACATGTATGCATCattgtttatatttgtatgCTGTGTGTAGACGTTTAGCTGCTAACGTTACTTACCTCTAACATTCTACAGAGGTTAATACACACAGCATTAACGCTGTGCATGCTCTCTTCACATCGTTcttgtaaaatgtatttaagtaaCATTAACAAGCATACCGCTTTAGCCAATGCTGACTCGAAGGGATGCTCCCTGTCCTGTGCACTGTGTCGTAGTAAGAGCGTGGGTGTGGACTGTGAGCTAGGGATCGTCCCATTATCAATACCGTATTTTCAGTCTataaaccatgtttttttcataacttggctggtgccctgtcttatagtcaggtgggccttgtaagtcagtatga
The Paramisgurnus dabryanus chromosome 1, PD_genome_1.1, whole genome shotgun sequence genome window above contains:
- the LOC135745954 gene encoding scavenger receptor cysteine-rich domain-containing protein DMBT1-like — translated: MLYFLYLVLLLDFKNVPQVQATVRLVNGFNRCSGRVEVLYNGQWGTVCGDYWDLSDAAVVCKEMGCGDATEAKASAYFGQGTGKIWMDNVNCVGTESSLINCVSAGWGVTECGHGGDAGVICQDLVRLVNGMDSCSGRVEVFHDGEWGTVCDNGWDLSDAAVVCREVGCGNAREAKIDAYFGEGVGQIWMDATQCTGSETALESCNSTKWDIESCTHSEDAGVFCNPPVRLVNGINSCSGRVEVLHNGQWGTVCKDFWDSSDAAVVCKELGCPTGGEVKSFTFFAPGVGTIWMDDVQCTGTELSLTDCTFRGWGTHNCDHTFDVGIICRDIRLVDGSNQCSGRVEVLYNDQWGTVCDAGWDLTDAAVVCNSMGCGTPIAAETGAFFGQGSGPVWLDDMSCSGNEPSVKNCSSMALGTSTCSHEQDAGVVCNPPVRLVNGINSCSGRVEVLHNGQWGTVCNDFWNTTDASVVCKEVGCPTGGEVKSFTYFGPGGGALWMDDVYCTGTELSLTDCTFRGWGIHNCDHSFDVGVICREPDFMETEVQSVLLFSK